Proteins encoded in a region of the Anopheles ziemanni chromosome 2, idAnoZiCoDA_A2_x.2, whole genome shotgun sequence genome:
- the LOC131282794 gene encoding nucleolar GTP-binding protein 1: MSLYNFKKIMVVPPAKAFIDIMLSKTQRKTPTVVHKHYKISRIRAFYMRKVKYTQQNFHDRLTQIIQDFPKLDDVHPFYADLMNVLYDKDHYKLALGQLNTARHLIDTVAKDYVRLLKFGDSLYRCKQLKKAALGRMATIMKRQASNLTYLEEVRQHLSRLPSIDPYTRTIIVCGFPNVGKSSFLNKVTRADVDVQPYAFTTKSLYVGHMDYKYLRWQVIDTPGILDHPLEERNVIEMQAITAMAHLRACIMYVMDVSEQCGHSIEEQAKLFDSIKPLFVNKPLVLVLNKTDVLKFDELPEEKKKVIEDLSEDRELIPILEMSTATEEGVTEVKLEACERLLGYRVDQKLKTKKLEGVLNRLHVAMPEKRDEKERPVCIPEAVLAARAANAAKLAKRQRKLEKEIEQELGDDYSLDLKKNYTTIPEEERYDVIPEFLNGVNIADYIDADIFERLEELEREEGLRLESGFYDPPPLNLDETLLEIREMAKQIRLKRFLLKDARKMSMKSGRPIMPRHKQAKVRDRKADDLRQTMENLGLDMSGTEDSNFAKNQVSIRRSLTPAVGGPKKPKKDRESSAIVRATGLPIKRKQPSHELGIKDVVLKAKAKVMAKHDIAKRVTKYARKGEGDRHIPDLMPKHLFAGKRGSGKTDRR; the protein is encoded by the exons ATGAGTCTGTATAACTTTAAAAAGATCATGGTGGTGCCGCCAGCAAag GCCTTCATCGATATTATGCTATCGAAGACACAGCGGAAAACGCCCACCGTTGTACACAAGCACTACAAAATCAGCCGCATCCGTGCGTTCTACATGCGCAAGGTGAAATACACGCAGCAGAACTTCCACGATCGGTTGACACAAATCATCCAGGACTTCCCGAAGCTGGATGATGTGCACCCGTTCTACGCGGATCTGATGAACGTGCTGTACGATAAGGACCATTACAAGCTTGCCCTGGGCCAGCTTAACACCGCCCGGCATCTTATCGATAC AGTCGCAAAGGATTACGTTCGTTTGCTTAAGTTTGGTGATTCACTGTACCGCTGCAAACAGCTGAAGAAGGCTGCCCTTGGTCGGATGGCAACGATTATGAAGCGTCAGGCATCGAATTTGACCTACCTGGAAGAGGTCCGCCAACATCTGTCGCGTCTGCCTTCGATCGATCCCTATACCCGTACGATCATCGTTTGCGGATTCCCTAACGTCGGTAAATCTAGCTTCCTCAACAAGGTCACCCGGGCCGACGTGGATGTACAGCCGTACGCGTTCACCACGAAGAGTCTGTACGTGGGTCACATGGATTACAAGTATTTGCGCTGGCAGGTGATCGACACGCCCGGAATTCTCGACCATCCGCTCGAGGAACGGAACGTTATCGAAATGCAGGCCATCACGGCCATGGCCCACTTGCGTGCCTGCATCATGTACGTAATGGACGTGTCGGAGCAGTGCGGTCACTCGATCGAGGAGCAGGCGAAACTGTTCGACAGTATCAAACCGCTGTTCGTTAACAAACCGCTCGTGCTGGTGCTAAACAAAACGGACGTGCTGAAGTTTGACGAACTGccggaggagaagaaaaaggtcATCGAAGATCTGTCGGAGGACCGGGAGCTGATACCGATCCTGGAAATGTCCACTGCCACCGAGGAGGGCGTGACGGAGGTGAAGTTGGAAGCATGCGAACGGCTGCTCGGTTATCGCGTCGACCAGAAGCTGAAGACGAAGAAGCTGGAGGGTGTGCTGAACCGGCTGCATGTGGCCATGCCCGAGAAGCGCGACGAAAAGGAACGTCCAGTTTGCATCCCGGAAGCGGTGCTCGCGGCTCGTGCGGCCAACGCGGCCAAACTTGCCAAACGGCAGCGCAAGCTGGAGAAGGAGATCGAACAGGAGCTGGGCGACGACTACTCGCTCGACCTGAAGAAGAACTACACGACGATCCCGGAGGAAGAGCGGTACGACGTGATACCCGAGTTCCTCAACGGCGTCAACATCGCCGACTACATCGATGCGGACATTTTCGAGCGACTCGAGGAGCTGGAGCGCGAAGAAGGCCTACGACTGGAGTCCGGTTTCTACGATCCGCCACCGCTCAATCTGGACGAAACGTTGCTCGAAATCCGCGAGATGGCCAAGCAGATCCGGCTGAAGCGTTTCCTGCTGAAGGACGCCCGCAAGATGTCGATGAAAAGTGGCCGACCGATTATGCCGCGGCACAAGCAGGCGAAGGTGCGCGACCGCAAGGCGGACGATCTGCGGCAGACGATGGAGAACCTCGGGCTGGACATGTCCGGCACGGAGGACTCGAACTTTGCCAAGAACCAGGTATCCATCCGCCGGAGCCTCACGCCCGCCGTCGGTGGCCCGAAGAAGCCGAAGAAGGACCGCGAATCGAGCGCGATCGTCCGTGCGACCGGGCTACCAATCAAGCGGAAACAGCCCAGCCACGAGCTCGGCATCAAAGACGTTGTG CTTAAGGCGAAGGCTAAAGTCATGGCGAAGCACGACATTGCGAAGCGCGTCACCAAGTATGCGCGCAAGGGCGAGGGTGACCGACACATACCGGATCTTATGCCGAAGCATCTGTTTGCCGGTAAACGTGGCTCTGGTAAAACCGATCGTCGTTAG
- the LOC131281241 gene encoding cuticlin-3 translates to MEIHPIVSTIFYVLTITTFTHGAQIPSMKRSATILAKEPTIRIQCQTGSMLITIKDAPANLNGQFSGMVYPKGLAKNSTCLTEYHEQEGPLRYKLPLKSCNTMPVETDDGGIEFFNTIVLQPHLKLVTDLGRGYHVRCRYKSREAALKNVHRSDSRPQALTSAEGGSDRREHGRSMDGKDAELAKVGDDGDKDVPAMPACHMKIFTGEKLAENVKIGDPLTLVINIDKQDQYGLHVADCLVRDGLGWGEQKLINDEGCPLDSEILGPFEYTADRSKATVTFPAHKFPYTSSVYYQCNVKLCALDSPDCQKTPSCSSKNRRTKRQTEEEGQPATIEVFSGLHVNENAEVISDDADSVFKEKTPDDAICVSQRSFAVAIAIAGLCLMLAVVLAVMCIVARRSTKSVSNSGSSIYSGPYTNTAFSHSS, encoded by the exons ATGGAGATCCACCCGATAGTTAGCACGATATTTTACGTCTTG ACAATAACAACTTTCACACATGGCGCGCAGATTCCATCCATGAAGC GCTCAGCGACGATACTCGCCAAGGAACCGACCATACGGATACAATGCCAAACGGGCTCGATGCTGATCACGATCAAGGATGCACCGGCCAACCTGAACGGCCAGTTCAGCGGGATGGTGTACCCGAAGGGGCTGGCGAAAAATTCGACCTGCCTCACCGAGTACCACGAGCAGGAGGGTCCGCTCCGGTACAAGCTGCCACTGAAGAGCTGCAACACGATGCCCGTCGAGACG GACGACGGCGGAATCGAGTTCTTCAACACGATTGTGCTGCAGCCGCATCTCAAGCTGGTCACTGATCTTGGGCGGGGCTATCACGTACGCTGCCGGTACAAGAGCCGCGAGGCGGCCTTGAAGAACGTCCATCGGAGCGACAGCAGGCCGCAGGCACTGACCAGCGCGGAAGGGGGTAGTGATCGGCGCGAGCATGGTCGCTCGATGGATGGCAAGGATGCGGAGCTGGCAAAGGTTGGCGATGATGGCGATAAGGACGTGCCGGCGATGCCTGCCTGCCACATGAAGATCTTCACCGGCGAGAAGCTGGCGGAGAACGTCAAGATTGGCGATCCGCTGACCCTGGTCATCAACATCGACAAGCAGGACCAGTACGGGCTGCACGTGGCCGACTGCCTGGTGCGGGACGGACTCGGCTGGGGCGAGCAGAAGCTGATCAACGACGAGGGTTGCCCGCTGGACAGTGAAATCCTTGGTCCGTTCGAGTACACGGCTGACCGGAGCAAGGCCACCGTCACCTTCCCGGCGCACAAGTTCCCGTACACGTCCTCGGTGTACTACCAGTGCAACGTCAAACTGTGCGCTCTCGACAGTCCCGACTGTCAAAAG ACGCCAAGCTGTTCGAGCAAAAACAGACGCACGAAACGACAAACGGAGGAAGAAGGACAGCCGGCCACGATCGAGGTCTTCTCCGGGCTGCATGTCAACGAGAACGCTGAGGTGATCAGTGATGATGCCGATTCGGTGTTCAAGGAGAAG ACACCGGACGACGCCATCTGCGTGTCCCAGCGTAGTTTCGCCGTTGCCATAGCCATCGCCGGCCTCTGCCTGATGCTGGCCGTCGTCCTGGCGGTGATGTGCATCGTCGCCCGGCGCAGCACCAAATCCGTGTCGAACTCGGGCAGCTCCATCTACAGTGGTCCCTACACGAACACCGCTTTCTCGCACAGCAGCTAA